A stretch of Nonomuraea africana DNA encodes these proteins:
- a CDS encoding hemerythrin domain-containing protein produces the protein MGDRHTVPELMDENDVVDLLLRQHALIRDLFAEVASAPEDARGEPFQRLVRLLAVHETAEEEIVHPYARRKLPGGDEVVDERLAEENAAKDMLTQMEKAGVADPQFLANLDVLRSAVLTHARAEERYEFTRLRAETSVAERRAMAAGVKAAEAMAPTHPHAGVETAMANLLVGTPIAMADRIRDVIRKAMGKQS, from the coding sequence ATGGGCGACCGACACACGGTGCCTGAGCTGATGGACGAGAACGACGTCGTCGACCTGCTCCTACGGCAGCACGCCCTGATCAGGGACCTGTTCGCCGAGGTCGCGAGCGCGCCGGAGGACGCGCGGGGCGAGCCGTTCCAGAGGCTGGTGCGCCTGCTGGCCGTCCATGAGACGGCTGAGGAGGAGATCGTGCACCCCTACGCCCGGCGCAAGCTGCCCGGCGGGGACGAGGTGGTGGACGAGCGGCTGGCCGAGGAGAACGCGGCCAAGGACATGCTCACCCAGATGGAGAAGGCGGGCGTGGCCGACCCGCAGTTCCTGGCCAATCTGGATGTACTGCGCTCCGCCGTGCTGACCCACGCGAGGGCGGAGGAACGGTACGAGTTCACCCGCCTGCGCGCCGAGACCAGCGTCGCCGAGCGCAGGGCGATGGCGGCGGGGGTGAAGGCGGCCGAGGCGATGGCGCCCACGCATCCGCACGCGGGCGTCGAGACCGCGATGGCGAACCTGCTGGTCGGGACGCCCATCGCGATGGCGGACCGGATCCGCGACGTCATCAGGAAGGCGATGGGCAAGCAGAGCTGA
- a CDS encoding NAD(P)/FAD-dependent oxidoreductase, whose product MEVTIVGAGLVGCLLACYLSRRGHEVTLYERRPDPRTAGAERGRSINLAVSERGIDALRRLGLDEMALADALPMPGRMMHATDGTLTFQPYSADGAHAINSISRAALNRKLLDAAEARPNVTAKFGHRLVGIGHGTLEFETDAGLVTEKGQQVVIGADGARSAVRARLQAMQGTNFSQEYLDYGYKELTIPPKLGEFAFDPGALHIWPRGRSMMIALPNPDKSFTCTLFWPHEALAGLDTPEKIRAHFTQEYPDAAEVMPHLASDYARNPVGHLVTVRCDPWHGEVGGTLLGLVGDAAHAIVPFYGQGANCGFQDCVELDRCLEETGDDFGRALELFQRRKADTDVIARLALDNFVEMRDKVGSRVFLAQKRIEHALERVLPGRYVSRYELVSFTTTPYAEVERRIARQRRWAGAAAAALLVAGAITWKKSR is encoded by the coding sequence GTGGAGGTCACCATCGTCGGAGCCGGTCTGGTCGGCTGCCTGCTCGCCTGCTACCTCTCCCGGAGAGGACACGAGGTCACCCTCTACGAGCGGCGTCCCGACCCCCGAACGGCCGGAGCCGAGCGTGGCAGGTCGATCAATCTGGCCGTCTCAGAGCGCGGCATCGACGCCCTGCGCAGGCTCGGCCTGGACGAAATGGCGCTGGCGGACGCGCTGCCGATGCCGGGCAGGATGATGCACGCCACCGACGGCACCCTCACCTTCCAGCCCTACTCGGCCGACGGCGCGCACGCGATCAACTCCATCAGCCGCGCCGCGCTCAACCGCAAGCTCCTCGACGCCGCCGAGGCGCGGCCGAACGTCACGGCGAAGTTCGGCCACCGGCTGGTCGGGATCGGCCATGGCACCCTGGAGTTCGAGACCGACGCCGGCCTGGTCACCGAGAAGGGCCAGCAGGTCGTCATCGGCGCCGACGGCGCCCGCAGCGCGGTCAGGGCGAGGCTGCAGGCGATGCAGGGCACGAACTTCAGCCAGGAGTACCTCGACTACGGCTACAAGGAGCTGACGATCCCGCCCAAGCTGGGGGAGTTCGCCTTCGATCCCGGAGCGCTGCACATCTGGCCGCGGGGCCGGTCGATGATGATCGCACTGCCGAACCCGGACAAGTCGTTCACCTGCACGCTCTTCTGGCCGCACGAGGCGCTGGCCGGGCTCGATACGCCCGAGAAGATCCGCGCGCACTTCACGCAGGAGTATCCCGACGCCGCGGAGGTCATGCCGCACCTGGCCTCCGACTACGCGCGCAACCCCGTCGGCCATCTGGTGACGGTGCGCTGCGACCCGTGGCACGGCGAGGTCGGCGGCACGCTGCTCGGGCTGGTCGGCGACGCGGCCCACGCGATCGTCCCCTTCTACGGCCAGGGCGCCAACTGCGGCTTCCAGGACTGCGTCGAGCTCGACAGGTGCCTGGAGGAGACCGGAGACGACTTCGGCAGGGCGCTGGAGCTGTTCCAGCGCCGCAAGGCCGACACCGACGTCATCGCCCGCCTCGCACTGGACAACTTCGTGGAGATGCGCGACAAGGTCGGCTCCAGGGTGTTCCTGGCGCAGAAGCGGATCGAGCACGCGCTGGAGCGGGTGCTGCCCGGGCGCTACGTCTCCCGCTACGAGCTGGTCTCCTTCACCACCACCCCGTACGCCGAGGTGGAACGGCGGATCGCCCGCCAGCGCCGATGGGCAGGGGCCGCCGCGGCCGCATTGCTGGTCGCCGGGGCGATCACATGGAAGAAATCAAGATAA
- a CDS encoding alpha/beta hydrolase fold domain-containing protein: MTDVQVIIGPGLQADRALVGEVAEREFAALGVHGVLTHARDATETRALLSAALPGHAGRLTDPPERHPDADTLPAATRALPGEPGGGDLGPAGGLSTAVVVVPGPSREMRELIGAGGEVVWCDFARVRQVDGASHIHGRGIEGLAWAIRHAVHRARHRPRRIPYGPHPEQWGDLHLPTSTDSAKAAVPVVALVHGGYWRSIWAADLMEALCADLTARGFAAWNLEYRRPDLHGWDATTTDVAAGLAALPSVAASLSTPTAPPRHSSASHPPALGSRPATPGPADIRPLASPVNPRPSLAPHPSDINPRPPVTGSHPPVRQSPSSTPDPSVPGSDLRVPGSDSWAAGPGSPVSSGPGVLLDLGRVAVVGHSAGGQLALRAAADGAGVALAVSLAGVLDLVEGDRRHLSSGAVAAALDGRAGEERGAPHDRYASSSPLLRLPLGIPQLIVQGSGDDLDLIDFSRRYARAAAEAGDEVTYMEMSGDHFAVIDPRTPIWRTTALAIADHLTRTTPPEKTDPS, encoded by the coding sequence ATGACGGACGTACAGGTGATCATCGGCCCCGGCCTGCAGGCGGATCGGGCGCTGGTCGGAGAGGTGGCCGAGCGGGAGTTCGCGGCCCTCGGCGTGCACGGCGTGCTCACACACGCCCGCGACGCCACCGAAACCCGCGCCCTCCTCTCAGCCGCTCTCCCGGGCCATGCGGGTCGGCTCACCGATCCGCCAGAAAGACACCCGGACGCCGACACCCTCCCCGCCGCAACGCGGGCACTCCCCGGAGAACCCGGGGGCGGTGATCTCGGCCCGGCGGGCGGCCTCAGCACGGCCGTCGTGGTGGTTCCTGGGCCCTCGCGGGAGATGCGGGAGCTCATCGGCGCGGGCGGCGAGGTCGTCTGGTGCGACTTCGCCAGGGTCCGCCAGGTCGACGGCGCCTCGCACATCCACGGCAGGGGGATCGAAGGGCTGGCCTGGGCGATCAGGCACGCCGTCCACCGGGCGCGCCACCGTCCCCGCCGCATCCCGTACGGCCCGCACCCCGAGCAGTGGGGCGACCTGCACCTGCCGACCTCGACGGACTCTGCGAAGGCGGCGGTGCCGGTCGTGGCGCTCGTGCACGGCGGATACTGGCGCTCGATCTGGGCGGCCGACCTGATGGAGGCCCTCTGCGCCGACCTGACGGCCCGCGGATTCGCCGCGTGGAACCTGGAGTACCGCCGCCCCGACCTGCACGGCTGGGATGCCACCACCACCGACGTCGCCGCAGGCTTGGCCGCCCTCCCTTCGGTGGCGGCCTCCCTCAGCACCCCAACGGCACCCCCACGCCACTCCTCCGCCTCTCACCCACCAGCCCTCGGCTCTCGTCCGGCCACCCCCGGCCCGGCGGACATCCGCCCTCTCGCCTCCCCCGTCAACCCGCGCCCATCGCTCGCCCCCCACCCTTCGGACATCAACCCTCGCCCTCCGGTAACCGGTTCGCACCCGCCAGTCCGCCAATCACCTTCCTCCACCCCTGATCCTTCGGTCCCCGGCTCCGATCTTCGGGTCCCCGGCTCCGATTCTTGGGCTGCCGGTCCGGGGTCCCCTGTCTCATCGGGGCCAGGGGTGCTGCTCGATCTGGGTCGCGTCGCCGTGGTCGGCCACTCCGCGGGAGGACAGCTGGCCCTCAGGGCGGCGGCCGACGGAGCGGGAGTGGCGCTCGCCGTCTCCCTCGCCGGAGTGCTCGACCTGGTGGAGGGCGACCGGCGCCACCTCAGCTCGGGCGCCGTCGCGGCGGCGCTCGACGGCCGCGCGGGCGAGGAGCGCGGAGCCCCGCACGATCGGTACGCCTCCTCCAGCCCCCTGCTCCGTCTCCCGCTGGGCATCCCGCAACTCATCGTCCAGGGCTCGGGCGACGACCTGGACCTGATCGACTTCAGCCGCAGGTACGCCAGGGCGGCGGCGGAGGCCGGGGACGAGGTCACCTACATGGAGATGTCAGGCGACCACTTCGCGGTGATCGACCCCCGCACCCCCATCTGGCGCACCACCGCCCTCGCCATCGCAGACCACCTCACCCGCACGACCCCACCCGAGAAAACCGACCCGTCCTGA
- a CDS encoding NADPH-dependent F420 reductase, which produces MRIGILGAGGMADALGTQWTRAGHEVMTSGRSSGSATQAMGYGSFSQAMAYGEAVLLAVPAHAALEVADDSLRGKVLIDCTNPIRDGELTADHPMAERVAAATGARVVKAFNLCHVDVWRMTPPVFGGRPLAVPLCGDDEEALTVVRGLVADLGCTPFDGGGLARAALLEATAAFMIGLWFKGLDAQAIAPPL; this is translated from the coding sequence ATGCGTATCGGTATTCTCGGCGCGGGCGGCATGGCCGACGCTCTCGGCACCCAGTGGACCCGCGCGGGACACGAGGTGATGACCAGCGGCAGGAGCTCGGGCTCCGCCACCCAGGCCATGGGGTACGGCTCCTTCAGCCAGGCCATGGCGTACGGCGAGGCCGTGCTGCTCGCCGTCCCCGCGCACGCCGCGCTCGAGGTGGCCGACGACTCGCTGCGCGGCAAGGTGCTCATCGACTGCACCAACCCGATCCGGGACGGCGAGCTGACGGCCGACCACCCGATGGCCGAGCGGGTCGCGGCCGCCACGGGCGCGCGCGTGGTCAAGGCGTTCAACCTGTGTCATGTGGATGTCTGGCGGATGACGCCGCCCGTGTTCGGCGGCCGGCCGCTGGCCGTACCCCTGTGCGGGGACGACGAGGAGGCGTTGACGGTCGTGCGCGGGCTGGTGGCGGACCTCGGCTGCACGCCGTTCGACGGCGGCGGGCTGGCCAGGGCCGCGCTGCTGGAGGCCACGGCCGCCTTCATGATCGGACTGTGGTTCAAGGGCCTGGACGCGCAGGCGATAGCGCCGCCGCTGTGA
- a CDS encoding winged helix-turn-helix transcriptional regulator, producing MFLADCQARLAFDLLANTWNAVVVWALREGPSRPAELRGRIGGISPKVLNETLRRLEFNGIVSRTAYAEAPPRVEYALTELGRTLLGPIEAFGAWAFEHAEEVMAAQDGFTR from the coding sequence ATGTTCCTCGCTGACTGTCAGGCCAGGCTGGCCTTTGACCTGCTCGCCAACACCTGGAACGCGGTAGTGGTCTGGGCGTTGCGAGAGGGGCCGAGCCGCCCGGCCGAGCTGCGCGGGCGCATCGGCGGGATCAGTCCCAAGGTGCTGAACGAGACGCTGCGCCGGCTCGAGTTCAACGGGATCGTCTCCCGCACGGCCTACGCGGAGGCGCCGCCCAGGGTGGAGTACGCGCTGACGGAGCTGGGCCGCACCCTGCTCGGGCCGATCGAGGCGTTCGGCGCGTGGGCGTTCGAGCACGCCGAGGAGGTCATGGCCGCCCAGGACGGGTTCACGAGGTGA
- a CDS encoding Cof-type HAD-IIB family hydrolase has protein sequence MSLPRLIATDLDGTLLDDEGSVSPRTRRALLLAREAGADVVFVTARPPRSVWELAKAAGVGGTAICSNGAIVHDLDTRETLRVRALELEAARGVAQTLSEALPGIAFAIETGSGVLFEPGYAKHVVQDAPYRTQVESVWTRAEPVVKLLAWSAEHHADEMFTAATAAVDGQAEITYSGAGGLLEISAAGVTKAGALAELCAERGIDPRDVVAFGDMPNDLAVLTYAGAGYAMANSHHTVLAAVERHTLSNVEDGVAVVLERYFTS, from the coding sequence ATGAGCCTCCCTCGCCTGATCGCCACCGACCTGGACGGCACGCTCCTCGACGACGAGGGATCGGTCTCCCCTCGCACCCGCCGCGCCCTGCTCCTGGCCAGGGAGGCGGGGGCCGACGTGGTGTTCGTCACCGCGCGGCCGCCGAGGAGCGTCTGGGAGCTGGCGAAGGCGGCGGGCGTCGGCGGCACCGCGATCTGCAGCAACGGCGCGATCGTCCACGACCTGGACACGCGCGAGACGCTGCGGGTCCGTGCCCTGGAGCTCGAGGCCGCGCGCGGGGTGGCGCAGACGCTCTCCGAGGCGCTGCCCGGCATCGCGTTCGCGATCGAGACGGGCTCGGGCGTGCTGTTCGAGCCGGGATACGCCAAGCACGTCGTCCAGGACGCGCCGTACCGCACGCAGGTGGAGTCGGTGTGGACGCGCGCGGAGCCGGTGGTGAAGCTGCTGGCCTGGTCCGCCGAGCACCACGCCGACGAGATGTTCACCGCGGCGACCGCGGCGGTGGACGGGCAGGCGGAGATCACCTACTCCGGCGCCGGTGGGCTGCTGGAGATCAGCGCGGCCGGCGTGACCAAGGCGGGCGCGCTGGCCGAGCTGTGCGCCGAGCGCGGCATCGACCCCCGGGACGTCGTGGCCTTCGGCGACATGCCCAACGACCTGGCCGTGCTGACCTACGCGGGCGCGGGCTACGCGATGGCCAACTCCCACCACACCGTGCTGGCCGCGGTCGAGCGGCACACCCTCTCCAACGTCGAGGACGGCGTCGCCGTGGTCCTGGAGCGCTACTTCACCTCGTGA
- a CDS encoding alpha/beta hydrolase — protein MSDTRLLELRARTPQRPPGPELAQVLDLTSPSGLRLRRYRPVERPRPLMVYLHGGGWVIGGLDSHDTTCRRIARECDVEVLAVDYRLAPEHPCPAALDDAVEVLRWARPVAVAGDSSGGYLATMACLRLRDEGCAVPALQVLLCPNTDLTLSCASVTDKGSGSGLDAETLAWFVAQWVPEPAARAAASPLLSPNLYGLPTTLLVTAENDALRDEGDAYAARLAEAGVKVVHRQEPGLAHGFIQDASAEAAAAHERVFSDIRALIPR, from the coding sequence ATGTCTGACACGAGACTGCTGGAGCTCAGGGCGCGCACCCCTCAACGCCCACCAGGACCGGAGCTGGCCCAGGTCCTCGATCTGACCAGCCCCTCGGGGCTGCGCCTGCGCCGCTACCGTCCCGTCGAACGTCCTCGCCCGCTGATGGTGTACCTGCACGGCGGCGGCTGGGTGATCGGCGGCCTGGACTCCCACGACACGACCTGCCGCAGGATCGCGCGGGAGTGCGACGTGGAGGTGCTGGCGGTGGATTACCGGCTCGCCCCCGAGCACCCCTGCCCCGCCGCGCTCGACGACGCCGTGGAGGTGCTCCGCTGGGCCAGGCCGGTCGCCGTCGCGGGGGACAGCTCGGGCGGATACCTGGCGACCATGGCCTGCCTGCGCCTGCGCGACGAGGGCTGCGCGGTGCCCGCCCTCCAGGTGCTGCTCTGCCCGAACACCGACCTCACGCTCTCCTGCGCGAGCGTCACCGACAAGGGCTCGGGCTCCGGGCTCGACGCCGAGACGCTGGCCTGGTTCGTGGCGCAGTGGGTGCCCGAGCCCGCCGCCCGCGCCGCCGCCAGCCCGCTGCTGTCACCCAACCTGTACGGCCTGCCCACCACGCTCCTGGTGACCGCCGAGAACGACGCCCTGCGCGACGAGGGCGACGCCTACGCCGCCCGGCTCGCGGAGGCGGGTGTGAAGGTGGTGCACCGGCAGGAGCCCGGCCTGGCGCACGGCTTCATCCAGGACGCCTCCGCCGAGGCCGCGGCGGCTCACGAGAGGGTCTTCTCTGACATCAGGGCGTTGATCCCGCGCTGA
- a CDS encoding DUF6968 family protein, producing the protein MYEIAQRVLTLLTEPPREVTVAVGLPYEEPTGEWSCPYRIDGLHGWEHERKVSGADSIQALEIALTTVRGALEGSPEAREGLLVWDEFT; encoded by the coding sequence ATGTACGAGATCGCCCAGCGTGTTCTCACGCTGCTGACCGAGCCGCCGCGCGAGGTCACCGTGGCCGTCGGCCTGCCGTACGAGGAGCCGACGGGGGAGTGGTCGTGCCCCTACCGCATCGACGGGCTCCACGGATGGGAACACGAGAGAAAGGTCTCGGGCGCGGACTCGATCCAGGCCCTGGAGATCGCGCTGACCACCGTGCGGGGCGCGCTGGAGGGCTCGCCCGAGGCCCGGGAGGGCCTGCTGGTGTGGGACGAGTTCACCTGA
- a CDS encoding intradiol ring-cleavage dioxygenase: MSVDHEGQRVSRRAVLAGIGGVGLSALLAACAEGGTPVRVATSAGGTATITPTTAATGLDALFEDAGTCTLTEETTQGPYHFDADRIRSDIREDRQGATLRVAIRVQDAGTCAPISGAVVEIWHCDAMGLYSGFEERSREGGGGGGGPSDDERYLRGAQVTNKEGIVEFTTIYPGWYRGRTVHIHAMVHVSDERVLTTQTMFDEAVTAEVYGSEPYTAHAGRDTFNDDDGIFEPSMVMKTVKEAGGYLGVITFAVRPTG; this comes from the coding sequence ATGAGTGTCGACCATGAGGGTCAGCGGGTGAGCAGGCGGGCCGTCCTCGCGGGGATCGGCGGCGTCGGGCTGAGCGCGTTGCTCGCGGCCTGCGCGGAGGGCGGCACGCCCGTCCGGGTCGCCACCTCGGCGGGTGGCACCGCCACCATCACGCCGACGACGGCCGCCACCGGCCTGGACGCGCTGTTCGAGGACGCCGGCACCTGCACGCTGACGGAGGAGACGACACAGGGGCCCTACCACTTCGACGCGGACAGGATCCGCAGCGACATCCGCGAGGACCGGCAGGGCGCGACGCTGCGGGTGGCGATCAGGGTGCAGGACGCGGGGACGTGCGCGCCGATATCCGGCGCGGTGGTGGAGATCTGGCACTGCGACGCCATGGGCCTCTACTCCGGCTTCGAGGAGCGGTCCAGGGAAGGCGGCGGCGGGGGCGGCGGCCCGTCGGACGACGAGCGCTACCTGCGCGGAGCCCAGGTCACCAACAAGGAGGGGATCGTGGAGTTCACCACGATCTATCCCGGCTGGTACCGCGGCAGGACCGTGCACATCCACGCCATGGTGCACGTCTCGGACGAGCGGGTGCTCACCACGCAGACGATGTTCGACGAGGCGGTCACCGCCGAGGTCTACGGGAGCGAGCCGTACACCGCCCACGCGGGCCGCGACACCTTCAACGACGACGACGGCATCTTCGAGCCGAGCATGGTCATGAAGACGGTGAAAGAGGCCGGCGGCTACCTGGGCGTGATCACTTTCGCGGTGCGGCCGACTGGGTAG